One region of Campylobacter concisus genomic DNA includes:
- a CDS encoding NADH-quinone oxidoreductase subunit B family protein yields MSLYQVPEDIKTANDLTAKLEHLKNIKRSFSVYRIDCGSCNGCEIEIFAAITPMWDPERFGFKLVANPRHADILLCTGPVTRQMYYPLLRAYEATPDPKIVVALGACGSSGGIFHDAYSVWGGIDKIIPVDVYIPGCPPHPASIIYGLGMALGIIDQKLHKKSYEEDNTLPPSVEKSVIGDILFERDLQAESRRLMSYIFGRILFEKYMNAIKCSKDVHDPSISREAVLTAIKKEEDPRYAECMGLLHNDVYLKYAKADKSFAIDVDSEVWSKR; encoded by the coding sequence ATGAGTCTATATCAAGTCCCAGAGGACATAAAAACAGCAAATGATCTAACTGCAAAGCTAGAGCATCTAAAAAATATCAAAAGAAGCTTTAGCGTTTATAGGATCGACTGCGGAAGCTGTAACGGCTGTGAGATAGAAATTTTTGCAGCTATTACACCGATGTGGGATCCTGAGCGTTTTGGTTTTAAACTTGTAGCAAACCCAAGACACGCTGATATTTTGCTTTGTACTGGTCCTGTAACAAGACAGATGTATTATCCGCTTCTTCGTGCTTATGAAGCGACTCCAGATCCTAAGATCGTAGTTGCTCTTGGTGCGTGCGGAAGCAGTGGCGGAATTTTCCACGACGCTTATAGCGTTTGGGGCGGCATCGATAAGATAATCCCAGTCGATGTCTATATCCCAGGCTGTCCTCCACACCCAGCAAGCATTATTTACGGCCTTGGCATGGCTCTTGGTATCATCGATCAAAAACTTCATAAAAAAAGCTATGAGGAAGATAACACATTGCCACCTTCAGTTGAGAAGTCGGTCATAGGCGATATCTTGTTCGAGCGTGACTTGCAAGCTGAAAGCAGAAGGCTAATGAGCTATATCTTTGGTAGAATCCTTTTTGAAAAATATATGAATGCTATCAAATGTTCAAAAGATGTCCATGACCCAAGCATTTCAAGAGAGGCTGTGCTTACAGCTATCAAAAAAGAGGAAGATCCTAGATATGCTGAGTGCATGGGGCTTTTGCATAATGATGTCTATCTAAAATATGCAAAAGCTGATAAAAGCTTTGCGATAGACGTTGATAGCGAGGTTTGGAGTAAGAGATGA
- a CDS encoding formate hydrogenlyase complex iron-sulfur subunit: MMKLFDITEKYGKATYAYPFEPYIVPENFRGQPNYTYDLCIGCAACGIACPSNAIELKMNEEQTKLVWEFDCGRCIFCGRCDEVCPTGAVRLSDSFELAVKFDKSALIQRGELEMQTCKCCGKPFTPKRLINFTLEKLGTANLLPGRLEEAKDYLYICPECKKNQSAERLTKGIEEAIK, translated from the coding sequence ATGATGAAGTTATTTGACATCACAGAAAAATATGGAAAAGCGACATACGCCTATCCATTTGAGCCATATATTGTTCCTGAAAATTTCCGTGGTCAGCCAAACTATACATACGATCTTTGCATAGGTTGTGCAGCTTGCGGTATCGCTTGTCCTAGTAACGCGATAGAGCTTAAGATGAACGAGGAGCAAACAAAGCTTGTTTGGGAATTTGACTGCGGACGCTGCATATTTTGCGGACGCTGCGATGAGGTTTGCCCAACTGGAGCTGTAAGACTTAGTGATAGCTTTGAGCTTGCGGTTAAATTTGACAAGAGCGCTCTTATACAAAGAGGCGAGCTTGAGATGCAAACTTGTAAATGCTGCGGCAAGCCATTTACACCAAAAAGGCTTATAAATTTCACCCTTGAAAAGCTTGGCACAGCAAATTTACTCCCAGGCAGACTCGAAGAGGCAAAAGACTACCTTTACATCTGCCCAGAGTGCAAGAAAAATCAATCTGCTGAGAGGCTAACAAAAGGCATTGAGGAGGCTATAAAATGA
- a CDS encoding NADH-quinone oxidoreductase subunit C yields MRGDKFVEILKTKVKILEVTRQADDQITVLVDRNDLPLAVKTLYYDIGGFISTMIPNDERQINGSFALYYALSMEGSKMTEADDFAAEDKCFITVKTLIPGSDPTFPSVTPLVPACVWYEREAYDMFGLVAEGLPDKRRLVLSDDWPDGLHPLRKDAMDYRYRPDPVDHRDEPDSEFLFPTGDAVVDVPLGPLHITSDEPGHFRLFCDGDEIIDADYRLFYQHRGMEKLAENRMNYDQMGYLAERVCGICGYAHAIACIEAAEKAIKLEIPLRAQAIRVICLEIERLHSHLLNIGLACEVTGNYNAFMHIFRVREYSMELAQLVTGGRKTYGNVVMGGLRRDMTNQEIKKGIEIINKLDVQISEIWDAVMEDKRQIGRWKGVGILDRQIARDFSPVGPNMRGSGFKRDNRYDHPYDFFKQIEFEVAVEHGCDVFAREMVRYKELKSSIHIIRQCFELMPQTPIMIDPVTMIKPENFALGHDEAPRGENVHWIMQGSAQKVYRWRCRAATYNNWPSLRYQFRGNNISDAALIVCSLDPCYSCTERVTLVDVRTKKSKILTEKDLKKFCQDGGVSKKDLR; encoded by the coding sequence ATGAGAGGCGATAAATTTGTTGAAATCCTAAAAACCAAGGTAAAAATTTTAGAAGTAACTCGTCAAGCAGACGATCAGATCACAGTTTTGGTTGATAGAAACGATCTTCCACTAGCTGTTAAAACGCTTTATTATGATATTGGCGGCTTCATAAGCACGATGATACCAAATGACGAGCGCCAGATAAATGGCAGCTTTGCTCTTTATTATGCTCTTTCAATGGAAGGTAGCAAGATGACAGAAGCGGACGACTTTGCGGCTGAGGATAAGTGCTTTATTACTGTTAAAACGCTTATCCCAGGAAGCGATCCGACATTCCCATCAGTTACCCCGCTAGTGCCAGCTTGTGTTTGGTACGAAAGAGAAGCTTATGATATGTTTGGTTTGGTAGCCGAAGGTTTGCCTGATAAAAGGCGTCTAGTTTTAAGTGATGACTGGCCAGACGGACTTCATCCACTTAGAAAAGATGCGATGGATTATCGCTACCGCCCTGATCCGGTTGATCACAGAGATGAGCCTGATTCTGAGTTTTTGTTTCCAACAGGTGATGCAGTAGTTGATGTGCCACTTGGACCACTACATATTACTTCAGATGAGCCAGGTCACTTTAGACTTTTCTGTGACGGCGACGAGATTATAGACGCTGACTACCGCCTCTTTTATCAACACCGCGGTATGGAAAAGCTAGCTGAAAACAGAATGAACTATGATCAAATGGGCTATCTTGCAGAGCGTGTTTGTGGAATTTGTGGTTATGCTCACGCTATCGCTTGTATCGAAGCAGCAGAAAAAGCTATCAAGCTTGAAATTCCACTAAGAGCTCAAGCTATACGCGTCATCTGTCTTGAGATCGAGCGTCTTCACAGCCACCTTTTAAATATCGGTCTAGCTTGTGAGGTCACTGGTAACTATAATGCGTTTATGCACATCTTTAGGGTTCGTGAGTACTCTATGGAGCTAGCTCAGCTTGTAACTGGCGGACGTAAAACATACGGTAACGTCGTTATGGGCGGCTTAAGACGTGATATGACAAATCAAGAGATCAAAAAAGGTATCGAGATCATAAATAAACTTGACGTTCAAATTTCAGAAATTTGGGACGCAGTTATGGAGGATAAACGCCAAATCGGACGCTGGAAAGGTGTGGGAATCCTAGATCGCCAAATAGCACGTGACTTTAGCCCAGTTGGTCCAAATATGAGAGGCTCTGGCTTTAAACGTGATAACCGCTACGATCACCCATACGACTTTTTTAAACAGATAGAATTTGAAGTAGCAGTTGAGCATGGTTGCGACGTTTTTGCTCGTGAGATGGTTAGATATAAAGAACTAAAAAGCTCTATCCACATCATCCGCCAATGCTTTGAGCTAATGCCTCAAACTCCGATCATGATCGATCCTGTGACTATGATCAAACCTGAAAATTTTGCACTTGGTCATGATGAAGCACCACGTGGCGAGAACGTTCACTGGATCATGCAAGGTAGCGCTCAAAAAGTATATCGCTGGAGATGCAGGGCAGCAACATACAACAACTGGCCAAGTCTAAGGTATCAATTTAGAGGGAATAACATAAGTGACGCTGCGCTTATCGTTTGCTCACTTGACCCTTGCTACTCATGTACAGAGCGTGTTACTTTGGTTGATGTAAGGACTAAAAAAAGTAAAATTTTAACAGAGAAAGACCTTAAAAAATTCTGTCAAGATGGCGGGGTTAGTAAGAAGGATTTAAGATGA